A single region of the Arthrobacter sp. zg-Y20 genome encodes:
- a CDS encoding branched-chain amino acid ABC transporter permease — protein sequence MDFANILLGAFNEIISPTTAAYALAALGLAVHFGYTGLLNFGQAGFMAVGAYGFAIPILSFNAPLPLALLIALLGSVVFAVILGIPTLRLRADYLAIVTIAAAEIIRYVVTTNSMTSVTGSANGLAAFTGSFYDLNPVPEGSYNIGPFSMNERDVWIRIVAWALVIVACLLVWMLIRSPWGRVVKGIREDENAVRALGKNVYAYKMQALIIGGLLGTLAGIIFTLPRDAVQPANYGTELTFYLYTALLLGGMSTVLGPVLGSMIFWAILSITQGVLYGAIESGYITFITTSQAGQIRYILVGVALMLLMIFRPQGILGNKKELSFA from the coding sequence ATGGATTTCGCCAATATTCTTCTCGGTGCCTTCAACGAGATCATCAGCCCCACGACGGCCGCCTACGCGCTGGCCGCTCTCGGCCTCGCCGTGCACTTCGGCTACACCGGCCTCCTGAACTTTGGCCAGGCCGGGTTTATGGCCGTGGGAGCCTACGGCTTCGCCATTCCGATCCTCTCTTTCAACGCCCCGCTGCCGTTGGCCCTGCTGATTGCCCTTCTGGGTTCAGTGGTGTTCGCGGTCATCCTGGGCATTCCCACGCTGCGGCTGCGCGCAGATTATCTTGCCATCGTCACCATTGCCGCCGCGGAAATCATTCGGTACGTCGTCACCACCAACTCGATGACCTCCGTCACCGGATCCGCCAACGGGCTCGCCGCCTTCACCGGCAGCTTCTACGACCTCAACCCGGTACCGGAGGGCAGCTACAACATCGGTCCGTTCTCCATGAACGAGCGCGACGTCTGGATCCGCATCGTGGCTTGGGCGCTGGTCATAGTTGCCTGCCTGCTGGTGTGGATGCTCATCCGCAGTCCCTGGGGCCGCGTCGTCAAGGGCATCCGTGAAGATGAGAACGCCGTGCGCGCCCTGGGCAAGAACGTCTACGCCTACAAAATGCAGGCACTGATCATCGGCGGCCTTCTCGGCACCCTGGCCGGAATCATCTTCACCCTCCCCCGGGACGCCGTGCAGCCGGCCAACTACGGCACCGAGCTCACCTTCTATCTGTACACGGCCCTGCTGCTGGGCGGCATGTCCACCGTGCTGGGACCGGTGCTGGGATCGATGATCTTCTGGGCCATCCTCTCCATCACCCAGGGCGTCCTGTACGGCGCCATCGAATCGGGATACATCACCTTCATCACCACTTCCCAAGCAGGCCAGATCCGCTACATCCTTGTGGGTGTGGCGCTGATGCTGCTGATGATCTTCAGGCCCCAGGGGATCCTGGGCAACAAGAAGGAGCTGTCGTTCGCATGA
- a CDS encoding AI-2E family transporter, whose protein sequence is MKSHARRAAAPRALQAAAANPVRSGEDVPFALRVSAAWAWRLGIVLIVGAGLIWVLSHFSLLIIPLMIAALLAGLLSPVSNWLRRNRLPGGLSVAVTLLAFLGLITAALTLVGRQLALGFQDLWGETMAGVRQIQDWLSSGPLHISTDQIDSLFSEASDTLQENSGSIVSGALSVGSSAGHFAAGVLLTIFALIFFLLDGPRIWRFTAGLLPRRARPAAYGAGIQGWDSMVNYVRVQVVVALIDAVGIGGLAALIGVPLALPLTVLVFLGSFVPLVGAFVTGFVAVLLALVANGWVNALVMLGIVLLVQQVESHILQPLVMGRAVSLHPLAVILAVTGGTLAAGIPGALFSVPLLAILNAVVRYIAARHWENDPAVEEQFGAGPHSGPDLHGNDPGDGAAGDGNSGTGGKTPGAGSDESDHEHNPERAFVPKEEH, encoded by the coding sequence ATGAAATCCCATGCACGCCGCGCGGCTGCGCCCCGGGCGCTGCAGGCCGCAGCAGCGAATCCAGTCCGGTCAGGGGAAGATGTCCCCTTCGCCCTGCGGGTAAGCGCAGCTTGGGCCTGGCGGCTGGGCATAGTGCTCATAGTGGGGGCGGGGCTCATCTGGGTCCTGAGCCATTTTTCGCTGCTCATCATTCCGCTGATGATCGCCGCACTGCTCGCCGGACTGCTTTCGCCGGTGAGCAACTGGCTGCGCCGGAACAGACTGCCGGGCGGACTTTCGGTGGCAGTGACCCTCCTGGCGTTCCTGGGGCTCATTACCGCCGCGCTGACCCTGGTAGGCCGTCAGCTGGCCCTGGGCTTCCAGGACCTGTGGGGCGAAACCATGGCAGGAGTCCGGCAGATCCAGGACTGGCTGTCATCCGGGCCGCTTCACATCAGCACGGACCAAATCGACTCACTGTTCAGCGAAGCCAGTGACACCCTGCAGGAGAACTCCGGGAGCATCGTTTCCGGCGCCCTCAGCGTGGGCAGCAGTGCCGGACACTTTGCCGCAGGCGTGCTGCTGACCATCTTTGCCCTGATCTTCTTCCTGCTGGACGGGCCCCGAATCTGGCGCTTCACTGCTGGACTCCTGCCGAGGCGGGCACGGCCCGCGGCCTACGGTGCCGGAATCCAGGGCTGGGACTCCATGGTCAATTACGTGCGTGTCCAGGTGGTTGTTGCCCTGATCGATGCGGTTGGCATCGGCGGCCTGGCCGCGCTTATCGGCGTGCCTCTGGCCCTGCCCCTGACCGTACTGGTGTTCCTGGGGTCTTTCGTTCCGCTGGTTGGAGCCTTCGTGACCGGCTTCGTGGCGGTGCTGCTGGCCCTGGTGGCCAACGGCTGGGTCAATGCGCTGGTGATGCTCGGCATTGTGCTGTTAGTCCAGCAGGTGGAATCGCACATCCTGCAGCCCCTGGTGATGGGCCGTGCCGTCTCGCTCCATCCGCTCGCCGTCATCCTTGCCGTCACCGGAGGGACCCTGGCCGCAGGCATTCCGGGGGCCTTGTTCTCAGTCCCGTTGCTGGCCATCCTCAACGCCGTGGTCCGGTACATTGCCGCCCGGCACTGGGAAAATGACCCGGCCGTGGAAGAGCAGTTCGGCGCCGGTCCGCACTCCGGGCCGGATCTCCACGGCAATGATCCGGGGGACGGGGCAGCCGGAGACGGGAACTCCGGGACCGGCGGTAAGACCCCCGGAGCCGGCAGTGACGAGAGCGACCATGAACATAACCCCGAACGCGCGTTTGTTCCGAAGGAAGAGCACTGA
- the ilvA gene encoding threonine ammonia-lyase — protein MTDLPNLPVTLDDIQAAAKLLDGVIAQTPIEVSRALGRETGSDVYFKCENLQRAGSFKVRGAYVRMAKLSPSDKARGVVAASAGNHAQGVAVAAARLGIAARVYMPHGVALPKLAATQGHGAEVVLHGHNVDEALAEAQRYADETGAVFVHPFDNVDVVAGQGTIGLELLEQIPDLDTVIMGVGGGGLLAGVAVAVKSRARELGRDIRIIGVQAENAASYPPSLAADALVPLTRVSTIADGIAVGRPGQLPFSIIRELVDDVVTVSEDSLARALIFLLERAKMVVEPAGAVGVAALMDGIIENPGTTAVILSGGNIDPMLMLKVIQRGLAAAGRYLVVRILLDDRPGSLATISRIIADADANVTGVDHTRVGGSISMGDVAITINMETKGHEHCDLVLKNLRAEGFQPMVLEG, from the coding sequence TTGACAGATCTGCCCAACCTGCCCGTAACCCTGGATGACATCCAAGCCGCTGCCAAACTGCTTGACGGCGTGATCGCGCAGACCCCCATTGAGGTGTCGCGTGCGCTGGGACGGGAAACCGGCTCGGACGTGTACTTCAAGTGTGAAAACCTGCAGCGGGCCGGGTCTTTCAAGGTCCGGGGCGCCTATGTGCGCATGGCCAAGCTCTCCCCGTCGGACAAGGCCCGCGGCGTGGTGGCCGCTTCAGCGGGAAACCATGCCCAGGGGGTGGCGGTTGCCGCGGCCAGGCTCGGCATTGCCGCACGGGTGTACATGCCTCACGGGGTGGCCCTGCCGAAACTGGCGGCCACGCAGGGACACGGCGCAGAAGTTGTCCTGCACGGCCACAACGTAGACGAAGCGCTCGCCGAGGCCCAGCGGTACGCCGATGAAACCGGTGCCGTGTTTGTCCATCCGTTCGACAACGTGGACGTGGTGGCCGGCCAGGGAACCATCGGACTGGAACTCCTGGAACAGATTCCGGACCTGGACACCGTCATCATGGGGGTGGGCGGCGGAGGGCTGCTCGCTGGCGTCGCCGTCGCCGTTAAGTCCCGGGCACGGGAACTGGGCCGGGACATCCGGATCATCGGAGTGCAGGCCGAAAATGCGGCGTCGTACCCGCCGTCGCTGGCGGCGGACGCCCTGGTGCCCCTGACCCGGGTGTCCACCATTGCGGACGGAATTGCCGTGGGCAGGCCGGGCCAGCTGCCGTTCTCGATCATCCGGGAGCTGGTGGACGATGTAGTGACCGTCAGCGAGGATTCCCTGGCCCGGGCCCTGATTTTCCTGTTGGAGCGTGCCAAGATGGTGGTTGAACCCGCCGGTGCGGTGGGGGTGGCTGCCCTGATGGACGGGATAATCGAGAATCCCGGCACCACGGCCGTGATCCTGTCCGGCGGCAACATTGACCCCATGCTGATGCTGAAGGTCATCCAGCGGGGCCTGGCCGCCGCGGGACGCTATCTCGTGGTCCGGATCCTGCTTGACGACCGTCCAGGCTCGCTGGCCACCATCTCGCGGATCATTGCCGATGCGGATGCAAACGTCACCGGAGTGGACCACACCAGGGTAGGAGGATCCATCAGCATGGGAGACGTGGCAATCACCATCAACATGGAAACCAAGGGCCACGAGCACTGCGACCTGGTCCTGAAGAACCTGCGCGCGGAAGGCTTCCAGCCCA
- a CDS encoding branched-chain amino acid ABC transporter permease: protein MLAAVAAMFAALLFAAPAAHATTTSPSDGASAPATSPGPTDGAEFRDRISGVIKNEGTPLEGVKVTATGNGYEGEAVTGANGSWSIGVPEQGAYEVELDESSLPEGVALAEGQKNPRTVTFAGTSNITTLFLLGEGIVLQQESFGSLLAERAVAGLSFGLLLALSAVGLSLIFGTTGLTNFAHGEMVTLGAVLAFAFAAIGLPVWVALPLAVLGGAAFGYVQDAGIWKPLRRRGTGLVPMMIVSIGLAVAVRYTVLFFFGGGTQQLPGSQSPVLELGPVSIPRNTLVSLIVSLAAILVVALLLLRTRIGKATRAVSDNPALAAASGIDVDRVIRLVWVIGGALAAMGGILWAYYRPGVSFNMGQQILLLIFAGVTLGGLGTVFGALVGSVLVGLFVEISTLWLPADLKYVGALVIMILVLLVRPQGLLGRRERIG, encoded by the coding sequence ATGCTGGCAGCGGTGGCGGCGATGTTCGCTGCCCTGCTCTTCGCAGCCCCTGCCGCTCACGCAACTACAACCAGCCCGTCGGACGGTGCCTCAGCGCCGGCCACCAGCCCGGGACCCACGGACGGCGCTGAATTCCGTGACCGGATCAGCGGCGTCATCAAGAATGAGGGCACCCCGCTGGAAGGGGTGAAGGTCACGGCCACCGGCAACGGATACGAGGGTGAAGCCGTTACCGGAGCGAACGGTTCCTGGTCCATCGGGGTGCCCGAACAGGGCGCCTATGAAGTGGAACTCGATGAATCCAGCCTCCCAGAGGGCGTAGCCCTCGCCGAAGGCCAGAAGAACCCGCGGACGGTGACATTCGCGGGTACCAGCAACATCACCACCCTGTTCCTGCTCGGCGAGGGAATTGTCCTGCAGCAGGAAAGCTTCGGCTCGCTTCTGGCCGAGCGCGCCGTTGCCGGGCTGAGCTTCGGCCTCTTGCTGGCCCTGAGCGCCGTCGGCCTCTCACTGATTTTCGGCACCACCGGCCTGACCAACTTTGCCCACGGTGAAATGGTGACCCTGGGCGCGGTGTTGGCTTTCGCTTTCGCCGCCATCGGACTTCCGGTTTGGGTGGCCCTGCCTCTGGCGGTGCTTGGCGGTGCCGCCTTCGGATACGTGCAGGACGCCGGCATCTGGAAGCCGCTGCGCCGGCGGGGTACGGGACTGGTTCCGATGATGATCGTCAGCATCGGCCTTGCCGTCGCCGTCCGTTACACCGTCCTGTTCTTCTTCGGCGGCGGAACCCAGCAGCTGCCCGGTTCCCAGAGCCCCGTCCTGGAGCTGGGTCCGGTGTCCATTCCCCGGAACACCTTGGTGTCCCTGATTGTCAGCCTGGCCGCGATCTTGGTGGTAGCGCTGCTGCTGCTCCGGACCAGGATCGGCAAGGCCACCCGGGCGGTGTCGGACAATCCCGCACTTGCGGCTGCTTCAGGCATCGATGTGGACCGGGTGATCCGTCTGGTCTGGGTCATTGGCGGTGCGCTGGCTGCCATGGGCGGCATTCTCTGGGCGTACTACCGTCCGGGAGTTTCCTTCAATATGGGCCAGCAGATTCTGCTGCTGATCTTTGCCGGGGTTACCCTGGGCGGTCTCGGCACCGTGTTCGGGGCGCTGGTCGGTTCCGTCCTTGTGGGGCTTTTCGTGGAAATCTCCACTCTTTGGCTGCCGGCTGACCTGAAATACGTCGGCGCGCTGGTCATCATGATTCTTGTCCTGCTGGTCCGGCCGCAGGGCCTTCTCGGCCGCCGCGAGCGCATAGGTTAA
- a CDS encoding aldose 1-epimerase family protein, with translation MNGTGTEHAAALPATGTQYEISRGSARAVIGSLAGALRHYSVDGVELFQSYPDTAIPPSANGVLLAPWPNRVADGLWTLDGAEQQLDITEPSRGHASHGLLRNTGYTLREQDQASVVLSAEIFPQHGYSFHLLHTVRYGLDDDGGLAVRQSLTNLGTSRAPVALGAHPFLRLGDVPTEDLVLTVAANARLTTDERLIPNGREEPAGETDLRTGKRVGGLDLDSAYTDLQPAGTETGGGGEPGYRHTLTAPDGRTVSLWTGPECGYVHVFVTDKFPGQDCAVALEPMTAPANALNSGEGLAWLSPGGSFDAQWGIRAGSADRGGNSTE, from the coding sequence ATGAATGGAACCGGCACTGAACATGCAGCGGCCCTCCCGGCTACCGGCACCCAGTACGAGATCAGCCGTGGCAGCGCCCGTGCGGTGATCGGTTCCCTCGCCGGAGCGCTGCGGCACTACTCCGTGGACGGGGTGGAGTTGTTTCAGTCCTACCCGGATACCGCCATACCGCCCTCGGCCAACGGTGTCCTGCTTGCGCCGTGGCCCAACCGGGTGGCGGACGGGCTGTGGACCCTGGACGGTGCGGAGCAGCAGCTGGACATCACCGAGCCGTCGCGCGGCCACGCAAGCCACGGGCTGCTGCGCAACACCGGGTACACGCTCCGCGAGCAGGACCAGGCATCCGTGGTCCTGTCCGCCGAAATCTTCCCGCAGCACGGGTATTCGTTCCATCTCCTGCACACCGTTCGCTACGGCTTGGACGACGACGGCGGGCTGGCGGTGCGCCAGAGCCTCACCAACCTGGGAACGTCGCGCGCACCTGTCGCCCTGGGCGCGCATCCATTCCTGCGCTTGGGAGATGTGCCCACGGAAGACCTGGTGCTGACCGTTGCAGCTAACGCAAGGCTCACCACCGATGAACGCCTGATCCCCAACGGCAGGGAGGAACCCGCCGGGGAAACCGACCTGCGCACCGGAAAACGCGTGGGCGGACTGGATCTGGACAGTGCCTACACGGACCTCCAGCCGGCCGGAACGGAGACCGGAGGAGGCGGGGAACCCGGGTACCGGCACACACTCACTGCGCCGGACGGGCGTACCGTCAGCCTCTGGACCGGACCCGAATGCGGCTATGTCCATGTTTTCGTCACGGACAAGTTCCCCGGACAAGACTGCGCCGTGGCGCTGGAACCGATGACCGCTCCGGCCAACGCGCTGAACTCCGGGGAAGGGCTGGCCTGGCTTTCGCCCGGCGGGAGTTTCGATGCGCAGTGGGGTATCCGGGCCGGATCAGCGGACCGCGGCGGTAACAGCACGGAATAG
- a CDS encoding ABC transporter ATP-binding protein produces MSDTQPIAAGETGPGCAKRDPILVAQNVTRTYGGINAVDVEHVEIPRHKITALIGPNGAGKTTLFNLLTGFDTPQSGTWQFEGKDLAGVSAYKVARLGMVRTFQLTKVMGKLTVLENMRLGATSQPGESLWRALLPPLWRSRENEITEQADVLLAKFKLDTKRADYAASLSGGQRKLLEMARALMVRPKLVMLDEPMAGVNPALTQSLLDHIKNLKAEGMTVLFVEHDMHMVRHIADWVVVMAEGKVVAEGPPSEVMKDQAVIDAYLGAHHDVDLADSEGFEKLEAELEHDAESSVGTEPAGTAGGRVDERKDKA; encoded by the coding sequence ATGAGCGACACCCAACCCATCGCCGCAGGAGAAACGGGTCCGGGCTGCGCCAAGCGGGATCCCATCCTTGTGGCTCAAAACGTCACCCGGACCTACGGCGGCATTAATGCCGTGGACGTTGAGCACGTGGAAATTCCCCGGCACAAAATCACCGCCCTGATCGGCCCCAACGGTGCCGGTAAAACCACGCTGTTCAACCTCCTCACCGGTTTCGACACCCCCCAGTCCGGCACCTGGCAGTTCGAAGGCAAGGATCTCGCGGGGGTATCCGCCTACAAGGTGGCCCGGCTGGGCATGGTACGCACGTTCCAGCTGACCAAGGTCATGGGCAAGCTCACCGTCTTGGAAAACATGCGGTTGGGTGCCACATCCCAACCGGGTGAGTCACTGTGGCGGGCCCTCCTGCCGCCGCTGTGGCGCAGCCGGGAGAACGAGATCACCGAGCAGGCCGACGTCCTGCTTGCCAAGTTCAAGCTAGACACCAAGCGTGCGGATTACGCGGCGTCGCTTTCCGGCGGCCAGCGGAAGCTGCTGGAAATGGCGCGGGCCCTGATGGTCCGACCGAAACTTGTGATGCTGGACGAACCCATGGCCGGCGTGAACCCTGCCCTGACCCAGTCACTGCTGGACCACATCAAGAACCTCAAGGCCGAAGGCATGACGGTCCTGTTCGTGGAACACGACATGCACATGGTCCGCCACATTGCCGACTGGGTCGTGGTCATGGCTGAAGGCAAGGTAGTTGCCGAGGGCCCTCCGTCCGAGGTGATGAAAGACCAGGCCGTGATCGATGCCTATCTGGGCGCCCATCACGACGTGGACCTTGCCGATTCCGAGGGCTTCGAAAAGCTCGAGGCGGAATTGGAGCACGACGCCGAGTCTTCGGTGGGCACTGAACCTGCCGGCACTGCCGGCGGGCGAGTCGATGAACGGAAGGACAAGGCATGA
- a CDS encoding ABC transporter ATP-binding protein, protein MSADAFEGDSVVKVTDLVAGYIPGVNILNGCSIEARRGELIGIIGPNGAGKSTLLKAMFGLVKVHSGTVVVRGQDLTGLKANKLVSRGVGFVPQNNNVFPSLTIEENLQMGVYQAPRTFKERFDFVAGVFPELSKRRAQRAGSLSGGERQMVAMGRALMMDPAVLLLDEPSAGLSPVKQDEAFLRVHEINRAGVSVIMVEQNARRCLQICDRAYVLDQGKDAYTGTGRELMKDPKVIQLYLGTLAESA, encoded by the coding sequence ATGAGCGCCGATGCATTCGAGGGCGATTCCGTCGTCAAGGTGACCGACCTTGTGGCCGGTTACATTCCCGGGGTCAATATCCTCAACGGCTGCAGTATTGAAGCCCGGCGAGGAGAACTCATCGGCATTATCGGGCCCAACGGTGCCGGCAAATCGACCCTGCTCAAGGCCATGTTCGGCCTGGTGAAGGTTCATTCCGGGACAGTTGTTGTCCGCGGCCAGGACCTGACCGGACTCAAGGCCAACAAGCTCGTCAGCCGCGGCGTGGGGTTCGTGCCGCAGAACAACAACGTGTTCCCGTCCCTGACCATCGAGGAAAACCTGCAGATGGGTGTGTATCAGGCGCCTCGGACGTTCAAGGAACGCTTCGACTTCGTAGCGGGGGTCTTCCCTGAGCTTTCTAAACGCCGTGCCCAGCGTGCCGGATCCCTGTCCGGCGGTGAACGGCAGATGGTTGCCATGGGCCGGGCGCTGATGATGGATCCAGCTGTACTGCTGCTGGACGAGCCTTCGGCTGGCCTCTCCCCCGTGAAACAGGACGAAGCTTTCCTGCGGGTCCATGAAATCAACCGTGCCGGAGTTTCAGTGATCATGGTGGAGCAGAATGCCCGCCGCTGCCTGCAGATCTGCGACCGAGCCTATGTGTTGGACCAGGGCAAGGACGCGTACACGGGTACCGGACGTGAGCTCATGAAAGACCCGAAGGTCATCCAGCTGTACCTGGGAACGTTGGCAGAGTCCGCCTAG
- a CDS encoding ANTAR domain-containing protein, which yields MAEHDRQSVLEELLDVLLGDWDPEVFLAGAAEAAASRLGLAAPGGCALAVNRSRRPLLSARSAGLAAEAAGFGPGSPAGTVLGGGPDAVVPDVCAEQRWSAVAGAGAAGVRSVAAVALPLAGERGVLACYSDRPNSFGPLETGTVRGFAAAAAKPLRLALLLDMQTAKAANLQAALESRTVVDLAAGIIMGQNGCSQQAAIDILRSVSNSRNIKIRNVAAGVVAAVSDRVDTHFDE from the coding sequence GTGGCCGAACATGACCGGCAATCCGTGCTGGAAGAACTACTTGACGTCCTGCTGGGCGACTGGGATCCGGAGGTGTTCCTGGCCGGTGCTGCGGAAGCAGCCGCAAGCCGGCTGGGGCTCGCGGCCCCGGGCGGATGCGCGTTGGCGGTGAACCGCAGCCGCCGGCCCCTGCTGTCCGCCCGGTCCGCCGGACTGGCGGCGGAGGCGGCCGGCTTCGGACCGGGCAGCCCGGCAGGGACGGTGCTGGGCGGTGGCCCGGACGCCGTCGTTCCGGATGTGTGCGCGGAGCAGCGGTGGTCCGCAGTGGCCGGTGCAGGTGCCGCAGGCGTACGTTCGGTTGCCGCCGTTGCGCTGCCGCTGGCGGGGGAACGCGGTGTGCTGGCGTGCTATTCGGACCGGCCGAATTCCTTCGGACCGCTCGAAACGGGCACTGTCCGCGGTTTCGCGGCGGCGGCCGCCAAACCCCTGCGCCTTGCCCTGCTCCTTGATATGCAGACCGCAAAGGCAGCGAATCTCCAGGCAGCACTGGAATCACGCACCGTGGTGGACCTGGCTGCGGGCATCATCATGGGACAGAACGGCTGCAGCCAGCAGGCAGCCATCGACATCCTGCGCAGCGTCTCCAACAGCCGCAACATCAAGATTCGCAATGTGGCCGCCGGCGTCGTGGCAGCAGTCAGCGACCGGGTTGATACCCATTTCGATGAGTAG
- a CDS encoding Bax inhibitor-1/YccA family protein: MALGGNPVFNGKNFRSQTRGGAAQGSLATDNTYMTPQQLQDLYTAPSAKPSDMGRMTYDDVIMKTVFCLAAVLVGAAVPTFVLPSMGMGLMMLGALGGFVLGLVNSFKREPVPGLILAYAFLEGMFLGGLTAVLDNAYPGVGLQAVLGTLAVFAVTLVLFRSGKVRATPKAVRFFMIAIIGYAVFSLINVGLMIFGGVNDPWGLRGVEIFGIPMGVFIGLLAIGLAAFSLIMDFTSIEQGVKAGAPERYSWTAAFGLTVTLVWLYVEIIRLLAILRGSD, translated from the coding sequence ATGGCACTTGGCGGAAATCCGGTTTTCAACGGAAAGAACTTCCGTTCCCAGACCCGTGGCGGAGCAGCCCAGGGGTCGCTGGCAACGGATAACACCTACATGACCCCGCAGCAGCTGCAGGATCTGTACACGGCGCCGTCGGCAAAGCCTTCGGACATGGGTCGGATGACTTATGACGACGTGATCATGAAGACGGTGTTCTGCCTCGCGGCAGTCCTGGTGGGCGCAGCAGTCCCCACCTTCGTCCTCCCGTCCATGGGCATGGGCCTGATGATGCTGGGCGCACTGGGCGGATTCGTCCTTGGCCTGGTCAACTCCTTCAAGCGCGAACCCGTACCGGGCCTGATCCTTGCCTACGCGTTCCTGGAGGGAATGTTCCTCGGCGGGCTGACAGCCGTCCTCGACAACGCCTACCCGGGCGTTGGGCTGCAGGCGGTACTGGGCACCCTCGCGGTCTTCGCCGTCACCTTGGTGCTGTTCCGCAGCGGCAAGGTGCGTGCGACCCCCAAGGCTGTCCGGTTCTTCATGATCGCCATCATCGGTTACGCGGTCTTCTCCCTGATCAACGTCGGCCTGATGATCTTCGGCGGCGTAAATGATCCGTGGGGCCTGCGCGGAGTGGAAATCTTCGGCATCCCGATGGGCGTCTTCATCGGCCTGCTGGCCATCGGGCTGGCCGCCTTCTCCCTGATCATGGACTTCACCTCCATTGAACAGGGCGTCAAGGCCGGTGCCCCGGAGCGCTACTCCTGGACGGCGGCCTTCGGCCTCACCGTCACCTTGGTATGGCTGTACGTGGAGATCATCCGGCTGCTGGCCATTCTCCGCGGCAGCGACTAA